The genomic stretch atacaaatataaatcAAGTTTCATGGAACAAAGCATGCACTTGGTACCAGCCAGCCATGAACTCAAGTTCTCCAGGAAATTTGAAGAAACCTTCAAGTTCTGCATAaacacaaaacaagaaaaatcagCTTGAGGCCGGTGAAGAAtataataattatcttttaacTGTGCTATTGAATCATCAATTTTACCATTAATGAAACTTACCTTAATTATTTGGTCGTTTGGTAGAGAGATAAGCAAAAATGATGGACAATATAATGAACAGCATAGCAATCTGCATTGAGATGAAAGGATAATCATTAGAtcttaaaattttctgtttggGGACGGAGGGGGTGGGTTACCAAAAAGCTAATCATCAAGTTTTTGGTGACAGCATCAGGTTGATAAATTAGCAGATACTTACAAGAGCCGGATTGAATCTAGGCTCGCTCCTGATTATGTAAGATTTTCTGGTGAAATCCAAAAAAAGTTATCAGAGATGAAATAATTAACAACGACGACGACAAAAACAGCAATGAAACGTGCTTGATTATCATGACAACCTCTTGTTAAGGACTCCTGAATCCCTGCAGGTTTTCTGTATTGCTTCCAGACTGCTCAACGTTTTTGTTGCATTAGGGTCATTCTTGTCAACCTATAGTAGTCCATAATGCATCATAATAAGTGAGTAACATTCTTATAAGGAAGTGCAGTAAGAAACACCAAGTATTAAGCTTGGTTTCACAATAGAAACAATTCAACTGAACAAAGCATTCCTCAGAGCTTGGAAGCATTGACTATTCATATCCAGAAAATTTATTTGGCACAAAAAATTAATGCAGGTCGTATCTAGGGATCTAGTAGACAAATCAACATGTCCAAACAGGTGATGAAAAATCTAGAAGCATAGGATATGAAAGATAATTCCACTATATAGACTGAACAAAATTAATATCTTGTTGTAAGCAAATATATCTTGTTTAGTCATGAAAAAAAGCATTGTACCTTTGACTTCAACATACAGGAGAAATCAAAGAAACCGCCATAGACATCTGCCATCGTTTTTGTTCGATCAATGACTTTGGCAGTAAGACCTAGACAACAGTCACAACAAATACCAGTAAGTATGAATTCATCACAGAACTAAGCATGAAGACATCACAATCCTTCTTATATATCCAACAACACCTTAATTTTCTTCTACTAATAtgacaaaagatatcaaatgtTGTACCATGTTATAGCCTACACATAGAGCCAGGAACAACTTAAATTCTTTGTACACCCTACTTGGATCAATAGATACATTTGCTTTCCATGGGATATCCACAACACATTtgctaaattttcaattatctAACATGCCCTCAGTTTCAACTGTAAGAAATGTCTACAGATGATTCACTTACCACGCCTCATTTTCACTACACCTCTGAAGACTTCAATATTGTTGTAGCATAATGCCAGTGTTCCAATTGCCATGATCTATTAAAAGTAACACATGGCAAATAAGATGCTAAACAGAAACATATCATAATTATACTGTCTTAAAACATCATAACAAGTCTAAAACCACACCATAAAATCAGGAACTATTTAGGATTACGTAACATGTGCAGATCAgagaataaatttataatacaTACATATCTATTATTTGCAATTTATGTGTGCACAGATAAATACCTACCTTTGTGCCTATATGCCAAATTCTCAGACACGAGACAATAACAGCTCAGAGTTAATTGATtattgcatttgttttttttttaaaaatagttattaaaaaaatcctcAGAGTTCGAGAGAAGATACCATACCTGGGGGATAGCACAAAATCGAAAAATTGCAGGATCTCGTAAAGCAGACATGTATTTCAAGCAATCTTCCACATGCATCAAAGCATTAGTGACCATGTCATTCAAACATTGCACTGCCTTTTCAGAGTTTTCCTCATATTTCAAGTCCTGGATTGCAAAGattgaaaaattatcaattcagaaaagagagagaagagtaaATATGGAAAAGATGGTAGAGAAGTGAGTAAACAAGGAAAAGATGCGCACCTCAAGTTTGTTAACATATTTACTCCAGATCTCACGAGGCCAGAACATGCGAGACTTTGGTATCTCATTAATATCCTCCAAATAATCTCgtattatgtttgttttctgtGGTTGTAGAGTGTTTAGTATTGGACAAACTTCCAAGCAAAAGAAACTGGAGTGACATTGCATTGGTTGCTTCATATCAAAGCATTACCTGAAGAAATAAACCCATTGAATTTGAGAGATGATCTGAAGCCAAATCTTCTGATCCAGAGGCATGGAAAAGCTTGGACAAACCTAGTCCAACAAGTCCTGCTACATAGTGGCAATATTCATCATAGTCATCAGTTGTCTCTACCTGCAGGAAGAGGAAAAACATATAGGCATCACATAAAATACATATTATCTTTCTGCACTTTGTGCATGACCTATGACATAGATTCAGCTCTGAAGCTCACAGAGTGCAGTTCGGATACACAGTGGAACAATTTAATGATGCAAACTTGCCCCAATTACTCGAACATGATTTTCCTATAATGCAGATATAGCTCACCACATAGTTCACATTCAGGCCCAAGCTGCGTGGATGACTACATAAATTCATTGTTGTTAAGACTAATCAgtaatttctgttaaattttttaaagtagcATGACAAATTAGATGCTAGTAATCAGTTAAAACAGTAGGCCAGATAACTAAGCAGTAACCAACTACAAAGTTACATCTTCACCAtcaataaaatagaaatttaaacaATTTCCCTGGTCAAGAATTATTGAAGGAATCATCAGCTTTTTATGTTGGTAAAGCATTTTTGATAAATATGTTGGTAAAATATTAAGATCAGCTCTTCTTAGTAACTTATAGCCTATTTATTTGATAGTGGGGATTGTGGATCTCCGAGAAAGAGGTGCAATTTGCTTTTgctattattatcattttgtttttggttgggAAAGTCTAACACATACAATGAAATTCTGATGTAAGCTTTTGTTGAATTGAGCTAAGTAGCACCTTTTAGGGAGGTCATAATAatagcataaattttttttatttaatctcTTTAGTTGAAATTGACATaaacttaaggaaaaaaaatatgaaaatctcaAGCAATATGAATCCCTCTCCAGTGTTAGCATGCATCACAAACCTCCTTGCATATAAATTTTGCCATTCCTGCACCCATTCTTTTGGTAATTTCCTCAATTGCCTCCTGATAACTGCATAATTGACAGAGTATTGTGAATAATTTATGAAAAGAAGGTAAAGCAAGAATTCATTAACATATTTACACGTGAGATAAGCAAAGATGTCACAAACTGTTAAATTGTATAGCTATCCTATAGAACCGGTCTCAATTGTGCATGATTTATGAAGCCCAGAGGACCATTTATTCATTAAACATAGACTTAAAAAGGGCATACAATCATACAACATGGTCTATGACTTTTCTGGGACTCCATTGACTACTTTAGATTTTTGAGTATCTCAAACAACCACACTCTTTAAGCATCTCAactattattcaaattttaaaagattaacaACATTTAGGAGAAGCAGATGATAGTTTAATTTGTCAGCACATTGAACCAGTCATACTAACTATGCCTTATGTATCCCACGATCAGCAAACTTagattaaaaaggaaagaaaaaaaagaaaagaaagagattcaATATAGACAACGATCCAGTTGACACCTATACTTGCAGCATG from Corylus avellana chromosome ca1, CavTom2PMs-1.0 encodes the following:
- the LOC132180023 gene encoding squalene synthase 2, with the protein product MGSLGAILKNPDDFYPLLKLKMAARHAEKQIPPEPHWAFCYTMLHKVSRSFAMVIQQLGSELRNAICIFYLVLRALDTVEDDTSISTDVKVPILKAFHHHIYDCEWHFSCGTKDYKVLMDQFHHVSTAFLELGQSYQEAIEEITKRMGAGMAKFICKEVETTDDYDEYCHYVAGLVGLGLSKLFHASGSEDLASDHLSNSMGLFLQKTNIIRDYLEDINEIPKSRMFWPREIWSKYVNKLEDLKYEENSEKAVQCLNDMVTNALMHVEDCLKYMSALRDPAIFRFCAIPQIMAIGTLALCYNNIEVFRGVVKMRRGLTAKVIDRTKTMADVYGGFFDFSCMLKSKVDKNDPNATKTLSSLEAIQKTCRDSGVLNKRKSYIIRSEPRFNPALIAMLFIILSIIFAYLSTKRPNN